The Sorangiineae bacterium MSr11367 genome window below encodes:
- a CDS encoding prolyl oligopeptidase family serine peptidase: MRSFRVVPLVSVLLAACGGSPPPPSEAPPPKTEPAPTPATAAAPAKTRPAYPPTVKKPETVEAGGTSFQDDYAWLRDSADPAVTKWVDAQNDFTTANLHGYPHLDALRARFTSLTKRSKPTLTDIQGTTNGYFAMRRAPTAPQPAIVHVASLEKPDAPRTVIDPAVLDPSGQTSIDWFTVSRDGKRIAVALSKNGSEDASLSIFETATGKLVDGPIPRVQYPTAGGSAAFSGDGKTIFLTRFPAPGERPAGELHRYQQLYRHVIGAPIERDEKVPLTGLTDIAELDLERASENGTIVCRVSIGDGGDHRWFVGTPSAKGYTWSLLADVADAVADVETSRDALFIVSRKSDPHGAVLRVPARTPRLEGAKVVVPASDRDLTKISVTGDALVVFDIARASIHGRVFDLGGKLRGDARFPERANVFPAAEANGALYLNVVSYTAPLSVQRLDAKSLELKKTPIFFESPVNFDDLEVVDEVATSRDGTRIPITVLQVRGTKKSPDTPLRLSAYGGFALGQLPKFDPRNRVWFDQGGIIAVAHIRGGNEHGEAWHAGGKLDKKQNCFDDFIASADQLVNAGYTSRRKLAIAGGSNGGLLMGAVLAQRPDIARTALIFVPILDMARYESWPNGHFNVTEYGSMSDPAMAPKLLAYSPYQNAKPAAYPSVLLLSGVTDGRVNPADARTFAAKLQAISTSDSPILLRTWMDSGHGMGTNVFKRAEEDAQVFAFLFRELGVEYRQP; encoded by the coding sequence ATGCGTAGTTTCCGCGTCGTTCCCCTCGTTTCCGTGTTGCTTGCAGCCTGCGGCGGATCGCCGCCCCCGCCGTCGGAGGCGCCGCCGCCCAAAACCGAGCCCGCACCAACACCGGCGACGGCCGCGGCGCCCGCCAAGACGCGCCCCGCGTATCCACCCACCGTGAAAAAGCCGGAGACCGTCGAAGCGGGGGGCACCTCGTTCCAAGACGACTACGCATGGCTGCGCGATTCCGCGGATCCGGCGGTCACCAAGTGGGTCGATGCGCAGAACGATTTCACCACGGCCAACCTGCACGGCTACCCGCACCTCGATGCGCTGCGGGCGCGTTTCACGAGCCTGACGAAGCGCTCCAAGCCAACGTTGACCGACATCCAGGGCACCACCAACGGGTACTTCGCCATGCGCCGCGCGCCCACGGCGCCGCAGCCGGCCATCGTGCACGTCGCCTCGCTGGAGAAGCCGGACGCACCGCGCACGGTCATCGACCCTGCGGTGCTCGATCCGAGCGGGCAGACGTCCATCGACTGGTTCACCGTCTCGCGCGACGGAAAGCGCATCGCGGTGGCGCTCTCGAAGAACGGCAGCGAAGACGCGAGCCTCTCCATTTTCGAGACCGCTACGGGCAAGCTCGTCGACGGCCCGATTCCGCGGGTGCAGTACCCGACGGCGGGCGGATCGGCGGCCTTCTCGGGCGATGGCAAAACGATCTTCCTCACGCGCTTTCCTGCACCGGGCGAGCGGCCCGCGGGCGAGCTCCATCGCTACCAGCAGCTGTATCGGCACGTCATCGGCGCGCCGATCGAGCGTGACGAGAAGGTGCCGCTCACCGGCCTGACCGACATCGCCGAGCTGGATCTGGAGCGCGCCAGCGAAAATGGCACCATCGTGTGCCGGGTGAGTATCGGCGACGGCGGCGACCACCGCTGGTTCGTGGGGACGCCCTCGGCCAAAGGCTACACATGGAGCCTTCTGGCCGACGTGGCGGACGCGGTGGCGGACGTCGAGACATCGCGCGATGCGCTGTTCATCGTGTCGCGCAAAAGCGATCCGCACGGGGCCGTCCTTCGCGTGCCTGCACGCACGCCGCGCCTCGAAGGGGCCAAGGTCGTGGTGCCGGCATCGGACCGGGACCTCACGAAGATCTCCGTGACCGGCGACGCCCTCGTCGTGTTCGACATTGCACGGGCCTCGATCCACGGGCGGGTGTTCGACCTCGGCGGCAAGCTGCGCGGCGATGCGCGCTTCCCCGAGCGCGCGAACGTCTTCCCCGCCGCCGAGGCCAATGGCGCGCTGTACCTCAACGTCGTTTCGTACACGGCCCCTCTCTCCGTCCAGCGCCTCGACGCCAAGAGCCTCGAGCTGAAGAAGACGCCCATTTTCTTCGAGTCGCCGGTGAACTTCGACGATCTGGAGGTCGTCGACGAGGTGGCCACCTCGCGCGACGGCACGCGCATCCCCATCACCGTCCTGCAGGTGCGCGGCACCAAGAAATCGCCGGACACGCCGCTGCGCCTCTCGGCCTACGGAGGCTTCGCCCTCGGGCAGCTGCCCAAGTTCGACCCGCGCAACCGCGTGTGGTTCGACCAGGGTGGCATCATCGCCGTCGCCCACATTCGTGGCGGAAACGAACATGGTGAGGCCTGGCATGCCGGTGGGAAGCTCGACAAGAAGCAGAACTGCTTCGACGACTTCATCGCCAGCGCCGACCAGCTGGTGAACGCCGGCTACACCTCGCGTCGCAAGCTCGCCATCGCTGGCGGCTCCAACGGCGGATTGCTCATGGGCGCCGTGCTGGCGCAGCGGCCCGACATCGCCCGCACCGCGCTGATCTTCGTCCCCATTTTGGATATGGCGCGCTACGAGTCCTGGCCGAATGGCCACTTCAACGTCACCGAGTACGGCTCCATGAGCGATCCGGCGATGGCGCCGAAGCTCCTCGCCTATTCGCCGTACCAAAACGCGAAGCCGGCCGCGTACCCCTCGGTGCTGCTCCTTTCCGGGGTGACCGATGGCCGTGTAAACCCGGCCGATGCGCGCACGTTCGCCGCGAAGCTGCAGGCCATCTCGACTTCCGATTCGCCTATCCTGCTGCGCACGTGGATGGACTCCGGCCACGGCATGGGCACCAACGTCTTCAAGCGCGCCGAGGAAGACGCGCAAGTGTTCGCCTTCCTCTTCCGCGAGCTGGGCGTCGAGTACCGCCAGCCGTGA
- a CDS encoding LLM class flavin-dependent oxidoreductase, giving the protein MALPLSVLDLVPLGRGMTSRETLEASVELARTAERAGYTRLWYAEHHNMPGIATTTPEILIAHVALSTSRIRLGAGGVMLPNHAPLKVAESYRLLEALHPGRIDLGLGRAPGTDTLTALALRRSRQALAADDFIEQLEELRGFGDDAMPPDHPFAPIRAMPDDVKLPPIWLLGSSSYSAKLAAALGLGFAFAGHFSPDPPEEAMHIYRQRFQPGPLAKPHAILALSVFCADSVQEARRMASSVLVSFAQLRAGKPGRLVSPDEALAHEFSPLEEAAVAHFRRMQIVGTPADVRERIEAAASSTEADEIMLATHAYDAAARRKSYELVAGAFSS; this is encoded by the coding sequence ATGGCTCTACCCCTCTCCGTCCTGGACCTGGTCCCGCTCGGTCGCGGCATGACCAGCCGCGAAACCTTGGAAGCCTCCGTCGAGCTCGCGCGCACCGCCGAACGAGCCGGCTACACGCGGCTTTGGTACGCCGAGCACCACAACATGCCGGGCATCGCCACGACGACGCCCGAGATCCTCATCGCCCACGTGGCCCTCAGCACCTCGCGCATCCGGCTGGGTGCGGGCGGCGTGATGCTGCCGAACCACGCGCCGCTCAAGGTCGCCGAGTCGTACCGGCTGCTCGAGGCGCTGCACCCGGGACGCATCGATCTGGGCCTCGGGCGCGCGCCCGGCACGGACACGCTCACGGCGCTGGCCCTGCGCCGTTCGCGGCAGGCGCTCGCGGCCGACGACTTCATCGAGCAGCTCGAGGAGCTGCGCGGCTTCGGCGACGATGCCATGCCGCCGGACCATCCGTTCGCGCCCATCCGGGCGATGCCGGACGACGTGAAGCTGCCGCCCATTTGGCTTTTGGGCTCCAGTTCGTACAGCGCCAAGCTCGCCGCGGCGCTCGGCCTCGGGTTCGCGTTCGCTGGGCATTTCAGCCCCGATCCGCCCGAGGAAGCGATGCACATCTACCGCCAGCGCTTTCAACCGGGCCCGCTGGCGAAGCCGCACGCCATCCTGGCGCTCTCGGTCTTTTGTGCCGATTCCGTGCAGGAAGCGCGGCGTATGGCGTCCTCGGTGCTCGTCTCGTTCGCGCAGCTCCGGGCCGGCAAGCCAGGCCGCCTGGTGAGCCCCGACGAGGCCCTGGCCCACGAGTTTTCGCCCCTGGAGGAGGCGGCGGTGGCCCATTTCCGGCGCATGCAAATCGTGGGAACGCCGGCCGACGTGCGTGAACGCATCGAGGCGGCGGCCTCGAGCACGGAGGCCGACGAGATCATGCTGGCCACCCACGCCTACGATGCCGCTGCGCGGCGTAAGTCGTACGAGCTGGTCGCCGGCGCGTTCTCGTCGTAA